In the genome of Gemmatimonadota bacterium, the window TCCCCTCGTCGTCGAAGACCTGGGTCATGCCCAGCTTCTTGCCGATGATCGCCTTCATCCCGTCTTCATCCGTCTAATCGACCTTGATCTCGACATCGACCCCAGCGGGCAGATCCAGCTTCGTGAGCGCGTCCACCGTCTGCGGGCGCGAGTCCATTATGTCGATCACGCGCTTGTGCGTCTTGAGCTCGAACTGGTCCCGGCTCTTCTTGTCGATGTGCGGCGACCGCAGCACCGTCCACCTCTGGATTCGGGTCGGTAGCGGGATGGGCCCGCGCACCGTGGCGCCGGTCTTTTCTGCCGTACGCACGATGTCGGACGCCGTCTGGTCGATCACCGCGTGATCGAACGCCTTCAGCCTGATCCGGATCTTCCCGCCTGCAGCCATGTCGAATCCCTACTCGATGATTTCGGTAACGACGCCGGCGCCGACGGTGCGGCCGCCCTCACGGATGGCGAAGCGCAGCTCGGACTCCATGGCGATGGGCGTGATC includes:
- a CDS encoding elongation factor Tu: ITPIAMESELRFAIREGGRTVGAGVVTEIIE
- the rpsJ gene encoding 30S ribosomal protein S10, which produces MAAGGKIRIRLKAFDHAVIDQTASDIVRTAEKTGATVRGPIPLPTRIQRWTVLRSPHIDKKSRDQFELKTHKRVIDIMDSRPQTVDALTKLDLPAGVDVEIKVD